The following proteins come from a genomic window of Mycolicibacterium rufum:
- a CDS encoding isochorismate synthase has translation MTREPTFVLAGPDGVVTAEGVHTAFPRIADARAALASHSAPIIVGALPFDLTAPAALIRPQTVRFTDTLPSWPLRELPPTRITETTPDADEHRRRIAAALERLRDTDSGLHKVVLARALRIGADGPLDARTVLHRLAGNDAQATKYLVDLSAAGDGYSGTALVGASPELLVARNGIQVTCRPFAGSAPRHADPEQDAASGAALADSAKNRHEHQLVVDALREALDPLCTEVQIADRPQLTRTAAVWHLYTPITGRLREKSTTALDLAIALHPTPAVGGSPTDAATALIGDLEGDRGFYAGTVGWCDQRGDGRWVVSIRCAQLSADRRSALAHSGGGIVAESEPDDELDETTTKFRTILTALGVPDD, from the coding sequence GTGACGCGGGAGCCGACGTTCGTCCTGGCCGGGCCCGACGGTGTCGTCACCGCCGAGGGGGTGCACACGGCGTTCCCGCGCATCGCCGATGCTCGTGCCGCGCTGGCCTCGCACAGTGCCCCGATCATCGTCGGCGCGCTGCCTTTCGACCTCACCGCGCCGGCCGCGCTGATCCGGCCGCAGACCGTGCGGTTCACCGACACACTGCCGTCGTGGCCACTGCGTGAATTACCGCCCACCCGGATCACCGAGACGACGCCGGACGCCGACGAACACCGCCGCCGCATCGCGGCCGCCCTCGAACGGCTCCGCGACACCGACTCCGGCTTGCACAAGGTCGTGCTGGCCCGGGCGCTGCGGATCGGCGCCGACGGCCCTCTCGACGCCCGCACCGTGCTGCACCGACTCGCGGGCAACGACGCGCAGGCCACCAAATACCTCGTGGACCTGTCCGCGGCCGGGGACGGCTACTCCGGCACCGCGCTGGTGGGCGCCAGCCCCGAATTGCTCGTGGCGCGCAACGGAATACAGGTGACGTGTCGGCCGTTCGCGGGCTCGGCGCCCCGGCACGCCGATCCGGAGCAGGACGCCGCCAGCGGCGCAGCACTCGCAGACTCGGCGAAGAACCGGCACGAACACCAACTGGTGGTCGACGCGCTGCGCGAAGCGCTCGACCCGCTGTGCACCGAGGTGCAGATCGCCGACCGGCCGCAGCTCACCCGCACCGCCGCGGTATGGCATCTGTACACCCCCATCACCGGCCGCCTGCGCGAAAAGTCAACCACAGCATTGGATCTCGCGATCGCGTTGCATCCGACCCCCGCCGTCGGCGGCTCCCCCACCGACGCGGCGACCGCGCTGATCGGCGACCTCGAGGGCGACCGGGGTTTCTACGCGGGCACCGTGGGTTGGTGCGATCAGCGCGGCGACGGCCGCTGGGTGGTGTCCATCCGGTGCGCGCAGCTGTCCGCCGACCGTCGCTCGGCGCTGGCGCACTCCGGCGGCGGCATCGTCGCCGAATCCGAGCCCGACGACGAACTCGACGAGACCACAACCAAATTCAGGACGATCCTGACCGCGTTGGGAGTGCCCGATGACTGA
- a CDS encoding acid phosphatase: MALLQHRLILLRHGETEWSKSGKHTGRTELELTDHGREQATAAAETLAQLRLADPFVVSSPRARARTTAELAGLSIDEVNPLISEWDYGDYEGTTTEEIRKAVPNWLVWTHGCPGGETTAQVCERADRAIAFALEHLQTRDVVFVGHGHFSRAVITRWIEQPVYEGIRFAMPAVSIAVCGFEHGVRQLSALGLTGHPDPAVST, encoded by the coding sequence GTGGCCCTTCTGCAGCACCGGTTGATCCTGCTCCGCCACGGCGAGACCGAATGGTCGAAGTCGGGTAAGCACACCGGCCGCACCGAACTCGAGCTCACCGACCACGGTCGCGAGCAGGCCACCGCGGCCGCGGAGACGCTCGCCCAGCTGCGGCTGGCGGACCCCTTCGTGGTCAGCAGTCCGCGCGCGCGGGCCAGAACCACCGCCGAGTTGGCCGGGCTGAGCATCGATGAGGTGAACCCGCTGATCAGCGAGTGGGACTACGGCGACTACGAGGGCACCACCACCGAGGAGATCCGCAAGGCCGTACCGAACTGGCTGGTGTGGACCCATGGCTGCCCGGGTGGCGAGACCACCGCGCAGGTCTGTGAGCGCGCCGACCGCGCCATCGCGTTCGCGCTCGAACACCTGCAGACCCGCGACGTGGTGTTCGTGGGCCACGGCCACTTCTCCCGCGCCGTGATCACCCGCTGGATCGAGCAGCCCGTCTACGAGGGCATCCGGTTCGCGATGCCGGCCGTGTCGATCGCCGTCTGCGGCTTCGAACACGGTGTGCGTCAGCTCAGTGCGCTGGGCCTGACCGGTCATCCCGACCCCGCCGTGTCCACGTGA
- a CDS encoding ParA family protein yields MGNVTRVLAVANQKGGVAKTTTVASLGAAMVESGKRVLLVDLDPQGCLTFSLGQDPDKLAVSVHEVLLGDVEPDAALVDTAEGMTLLPANIDLAGAEAMLLMRAGREYALKRALAKLADKFDVVIIDCPPSLGVLTLNGLTAADEVVVPLQCETLAHRGVGQFLRTINDVQQITNADLKLLGALPTLYDSRTTHSRDVLFDVADRYGLPVLAPPIPRTVRFAEASASGSSVLTGRKNKGAIAYREFADALLKHWKSGKALATFTPEL; encoded by the coding sequence ATGGGAAACGTGACGCGGGTACTGGCGGTCGCCAATCAAAAGGGTGGGGTCGCCAAGACGACGACGGTGGCGTCGCTCGGCGCGGCGATGGTGGAATCGGGCAAGCGGGTGCTGCTCGTGGATCTCGATCCACAGGGCTGTCTGACGTTCTCGCTGGGCCAGGACCCCGACAAGCTCGCCGTGTCGGTGCATGAGGTGCTGCTCGGCGATGTCGAGCCCGACGCCGCGCTGGTCGACACCGCCGAGGGAATGACGTTGCTACCGGCCAACATCGACCTCGCCGGGGCCGAGGCGATGCTGCTGATGCGGGCGGGCCGGGAGTACGCGCTGAAGCGGGCCCTGGCCAAGCTCGCCGACAAGTTCGACGTGGTGATCATCGACTGCCCGCCGTCGCTGGGGGTGCTGACGCTCAATGGTCTGACCGCGGCCGACGAGGTCGTCGTCCCTCTCCAGTGCGAGACGCTGGCGCATCGCGGTGTCGGCCAGTTCCTGCGGACCATCAACGACGTCCAGCAGATCACCAACGCCGACCTCAAACTGCTCGGCGCGCTGCCCACGCTGTACGACTCGCGCACCACGCACAGTCGCGACGTGCTGTTTGACGTCGCCGACCGCTACGGGCTTCCGGTGCTGGCGCCGCCGATCCCGCGCACCGTGCGCTTCGCCGAAGCCAGCGCGTCCGGGTCGTCGGTGCTGACCGGCCGCAAGAACAAGGGAGCGATCGCCTACCGCGAGTTCGCCGACGCGCTGCTCAAGCACTGGAAGAGCGGCAAGGCCCTGGCCACGTTCACCCCGGAGCTCTAA
- a CDS encoding Rv3212 family protein, with the protein MVRPERRTRADVVAAVVIAAVVVLVAAVVWWTSDARATLSRPAATPVPTLKPAVAVPATLRQVWVAPSARTSRPLVVSGAVVTGDGRAMQGRDPATGEALWSYERDLDLCGVTWVYNYAVAVYPDVRGCGQVSTIDARTGMRGPARTSYADKRVTLSGDGTTVLSAGDTRLEMWRSDMVRMLSYGALDAPINPGKPASPACRFTSAAASSSAVSVLEACPNQADLRLTLLRPSDEEDTPELKYVQQKGVTDGSGARVVAVSDTTTALYVPTPKPRLDIVDETGATIDSTVVPAAPSSDATISRVGDLITWWTGDALMVFSATNLQYRYTVAAKGANAPVGPATLMAGRLLVPVTSGYDVFDPATGAGDRHIALQRPAVDGPVVPAVAGSMLLEQRGDEIVGLSG; encoded by the coding sequence ATGGTCAGACCGGAGCGCCGCACCCGAGCAGACGTGGTGGCGGCCGTGGTGATCGCTGCTGTCGTCGTCCTCGTCGCCGCGGTCGTGTGGTGGACCAGCGACGCCCGCGCCACCCTCAGCCGGCCCGCCGCGACCCCGGTCCCGACGCTGAAGCCGGCCGTCGCGGTTCCCGCCACCCTGCGCCAGGTGTGGGTGGCCCCGAGTGCCCGCACCAGCCGGCCACTGGTGGTGTCGGGCGCGGTGGTCACCGGGGACGGGCGCGCTATGCAGGGCCGCGACCCCGCCACCGGTGAGGCGCTGTGGAGCTACGAACGCGACCTCGACCTGTGCGGGGTGACCTGGGTCTACAACTACGCCGTCGCGGTCTACCCCGACGTGCGCGGCTGCGGACAGGTCAGCACCATCGACGCCCGCACCGGGATGCGCGGGCCCGCCCGCACCAGCTACGCCGACAAGCGCGTGACCCTGTCCGGGGACGGCACCACCGTGCTCTCGGCCGGTGACACCCGGCTGGAAATGTGGCGCTCGGACATGGTGCGCATGCTCAGCTACGGCGCGCTCGACGCCCCGATCAACCCGGGGAAGCCCGCCTCACCGGCGTGCCGTTTCACCTCGGCCGCGGCGAGCTCGTCGGCGGTGTCGGTGCTCGAGGCCTGCCCGAACCAGGCCGACCTACGGCTCACCCTGCTCCGCCCGTCCGACGAAGAGGACACCCCCGAGCTCAAGTACGTGCAACAGAAGGGCGTCACCGACGGCAGCGGGGCGCGCGTGGTCGCCGTGTCGGACACGACGACCGCGCTGTACGTGCCGACGCCGAAACCGCGGCTGGACATCGTCGACGAGACGGGCGCGACGATCGACAGCACCGTGGTCCCCGCCGCACCGTCGTCCGACGCCACGATCTCGCGCGTCGGCGACCTGATCACGTGGTGGACCGGCGACGCACTGATGGTGTTCTCGGCGACGAACCTGCAGTACCGCTACACCGTCGCGGCGAAGGGGGCCAATGCCCCGGTGGGCCCGGCGACGTTGATGGCGGGGCGGCTGCTGGTCCCGGTGACGAGCGGCTACGACGTGTTCGACCCCGCCACGGGCGCCGGCGACCGGCACATCGCGCTGCAGCGCCCGGCCGTCGACGGCCCGGTGGTTCCCGCGGTGGCGGGCTCGATGCTGCTGGAACAGCGGGGCGACGAGATCGTCGGGCTCTCGGGTTAG
- a CDS encoding shikimate dehydrogenase, whose protein sequence is MNPRPHLVGLVGTGVGPSLSPALHMTEARAQGLDYVYRTIDLAELQISPTRIGEVLTWARALGYDALNITHPCKQLVVEHLDEVDPAAAALGAVNTVVFGDDGRTRGHNTDVTGFAHGFTEGLPDAAVDTVVLVGAGGAGTAVADALLRLGCRRLHLVDLDVARAARLADDLAARHRHARVAASAFDALPDLLPETDGVVHATPTGMAAHPGMAFSAELLHPELWVADIVYRPLNTALLQAARAAGCRTLDGGHMAVHQATDAFALITGITPDAERMSKHFRSLVAE, encoded by the coding sequence ATGAACCCTCGCCCCCATCTCGTCGGACTCGTCGGCACCGGCGTCGGCCCGTCGCTGTCCCCGGCGCTGCACATGACCGAGGCGCGCGCCCAGGGCCTGGACTACGTGTACCGCACGATCGACCTCGCCGAGCTGCAGATCTCCCCCACCCGAATCGGTGAGGTGCTGACGTGGGCCCGGGCGCTCGGGTACGACGCGCTGAACATCACCCATCCCTGCAAGCAGCTGGTGGTCGAGCATCTCGACGAGGTCGATCCGGCCGCGGCCGCCCTCGGCGCGGTCAACACCGTCGTCTTCGGCGACGATGGCCGTACCCGCGGCCACAACACCGACGTCACGGGCTTCGCCCACGGCTTCACCGAAGGTCTGCCCGACGCGGCGGTCGACACCGTCGTGCTCGTCGGCGCGGGCGGAGCAGGCACCGCGGTGGCCGACGCGCTGCTGCGGCTCGGCTGCCGACGGCTGCACCTCGTCGACCTCGATGTCGCGCGCGCCGCACGATTGGCCGACGACCTCGCCGCGCGTCATCGGCACGCACGGGTGGCCGCGTCGGCGTTCGACGCTCTGCCCGATCTGCTGCCCGAGACCGACGGCGTGGTGCACGCGACCCCGACCGGGATGGCCGCCCACCCCGGCATGGCCTTTTCCGCCGAGCTGCTGCATCCGGAGTTGTGGGTGGCCGACATCGTGTACCGGCCGCTGAACACCGCGCTGCTGCAGGCCGCCCGCGCGGCGGGGTGCCGCACCCTCGACGGCGGCCACATGGCGGTCCACCAGGCCACCGACGCCTTCGCCCTCATCACCGGTATCACCCCCGACGCCGAGCGGATGTCCAAGCACTTCCGCTCGCTGGTCGCCGAATGA
- a CDS encoding bifunctional sugar phosphate isomerase/epimerase/4-hydroxyphenylpyruvate dioxygenase family protein: MKTSIATVSLSGSLVEKLHACAAAGFDGVEIFEPDLIAGDHSPEEIRALARRLGLTLDLYQPLRDLEGVDDTTFADNLRRAAATFATAQRLGIETVLVCSNVATATVDSDDVSAEQLRRIGDVARSHGVRIAFEALAWGRFIDDYRRAWRVVELADHPAVGVCLDSFHVLSLGHDPAQITEIPADKIFYLQLADAPALTMDVLSWSRHHRLFPGEGAFDLTRFVTCVLAAGYDGPLSLEVFNDTFRQTDPRHTAVHALRSLTWLQDKVAAANPEGWRPALTTLAAAKPPTAFDFVEVKAEDTSEVEVLLGQLGFTMRGRHRTKPVSLWSAGDARIVLNEQQARDQLPHVAAVGLQVPDAGATSARAAQLMAPVAYRRTSASEQPFGAAVAPDGTQFYWVTEAQGVPEWVAEFDGGLPATDDCPVRAIDHANLTQPWQTAEDTVLFLRSVFGLTPDAPAEVPGPTGLVRSQVMRTEDGAIRIPLNVAPHVLDQSGLPQHVAFACSDVVGLARRAADRGLTFLPVSDNYYDYLSGRFGLGTDEVAELRALNLLYDRNADGHFVHFYTRTVGSVFFEFVQRFGHYDGYGTDNAPVRLAAQRMRAGTVRP, encoded by the coding sequence ATGAAGACCTCGATCGCGACCGTATCCCTGTCAGGATCACTGGTGGAGAAACTGCACGCGTGCGCGGCCGCCGGCTTCGACGGCGTCGAGATCTTCGAGCCGGACCTCATCGCCGGGGACCACTCACCCGAGGAGATCCGTGCGCTGGCCCGGCGCCTCGGCCTGACGCTCGATCTCTACCAGCCGCTGCGCGACCTCGAGGGCGTCGACGACACCACCTTCGCCGACAACCTGCGCCGCGCCGCGGCCACCTTCGCCACCGCGCAGCGGCTCGGCATCGAGACGGTTCTGGTCTGCAGCAACGTGGCCACCGCGACCGTCGACTCCGACGACGTGTCGGCCGAGCAGTTGCGCCGCATCGGCGACGTCGCCCGGTCCCACGGCGTCCGCATCGCGTTCGAGGCACTGGCGTGGGGCCGCTTCATCGACGACTACCGCCGCGCCTGGCGCGTCGTCGAACTCGCTGACCACCCGGCCGTCGGGGTGTGCCTGGACAGCTTCCACGTGCTGTCCCTGGGCCACGATCCGGCGCAGATCACCGAGATCCCGGCCGACAAGATCTTCTACCTCCAACTCGCCGACGCCCCCGCCCTGACGATGGACGTGCTGTCGTGGAGCCGCCACCACCGGCTGTTCCCGGGAGAGGGAGCCTTCGACCTCACCCGCTTCGTCACCTGCGTGCTGGCCGCCGGGTACGACGGCCCGCTGTCGCTCGAGGTCTTCAACGACACCTTCCGCCAGACCGACCCCCGGCACACCGCCGTGCACGCGCTGCGATCCCTGACGTGGCTGCAGGACAAGGTCGCTGCGGCCAACCCGGAGGGCTGGCGACCCGCCCTGACCACGCTCGCCGCGGCCAAGCCCCCGACGGCGTTCGACTTCGTCGAGGTCAAGGCCGAGGACACCAGCGAGGTCGAGGTGCTGCTGGGTCAGCTCGGCTTCACCATGCGCGGGCGGCACCGCACCAAGCCGGTGTCGCTGTGGTCGGCCGGCGACGCGCGCATCGTGCTCAACGAACAGCAGGCCCGCGACCAGCTCCCGCACGTCGCGGCCGTCGGTCTCCAGGTGCCCGACGCCGGTGCCACCTCCGCCCGGGCCGCCCAGCTGATGGCCCCGGTGGCCTACCGGCGCACCTCCGCCTCCGAACAGCCTTTCGGCGCGGCGGTCGCCCCGGACGGCACGCAGTTCTACTGGGTCACCGAGGCGCAGGGCGTACCCGAGTGGGTGGCGGAGTTCGACGGCGGGCTGCCCGCCACCGACGACTGCCCGGTCCGCGCGATCGACCACGCGAACCTCACCCAGCCCTGGCAGACCGCCGAGGACACCGTGCTGTTCCTGCGCAGTGTGTTCGGCCTGACCCCCGACGCGCCCGCCGAAGTGCCCGGGCCGACGGGTCTGGTCCGCAGCCAGGTGATGCGCACCGAGGACGGTGCGATCCGGATCCCGCTCAACGTCGCGCCGCACGTGCTCGACCAGTCCGGGCTGCCCCAGCACGTCGCGTTCGCGTGCTCGGACGTCGTCGGGTTGGCCCGCCGCGCCGCCGACCGGGGCCTGACGTTCCTGCCGGTCTCGGACAACTACTACGACTACCTGTCCGGCCGGTTCGGGCTCGGCACCGACGAGGTGGCCGAGTTGCGCGCGCTCAACCTCCTCTATGACCGCAACGCAGACGGCCACTTCGTGCACTTCTACACCCGCACGGTGGGGTCGGTGTTCTTCGAGTTCGTGCAGCGGTTCGGGCACTACGACGGGTACGGAACCGACAACGCCCCCGTCCGGTTGGCGGCCCAGCGCATGCGCGCCGGTACCGTACGACCGTGA
- a CDS encoding TetR/AcrR family transcriptional regulator — translation MAAKPKAELQRDAERTRAELLAVATEVFAESGYSGARVDEIAERTRTTKRMIYYYFGGKEQLYLAVLEDAYRGIREAEQKLTVDHANPVEAIRRLAEVTFDHHIAHDAFIRLVSIENIHRGEFIRQLRELPELSRPATSLLDDILRDGRAAGVFRPDVTALDVHLVISSYCVFQVANRYTFGYLFDVDLTDISQRAHLRRMIGDVIVGWLTASAG, via the coding sequence GTGGCCGCGAAGCCGAAAGCCGAACTGCAGCGCGATGCCGAGCGCACCCGCGCCGAGCTGCTGGCTGTGGCGACCGAGGTGTTCGCCGAGTCGGGCTACTCCGGCGCCCGGGTCGACGAGATCGCCGAGCGCACCCGCACCACCAAACGGATGATCTACTACTACTTCGGCGGCAAGGAACAGCTCTACCTGGCCGTTCTCGAGGACGCCTACCGCGGCATCCGGGAGGCCGAGCAGAAGCTCACGGTCGACCACGCCAACCCGGTCGAGGCGATCCGACGGCTCGCCGAGGTCACCTTCGACCACCACATCGCCCACGACGCGTTCATCCGGCTGGTGTCGATCGAGAACATCCACCGCGGTGAATTCATCCGCCAGCTGCGCGAACTGCCGGAACTGTCGCGGCCGGCGACGTCGCTGCTCGACGACATCCTGCGCGACGGACGCGCGGCCGGCGTGTTCCGACCGGACGTCACCGCGCTGGACGTGCACCTGGTGATCAGCTCGTACTGCGTGTTCCAGGTGGCCAACCGCTACACCTTCGGGTACCTCTTCGACGTCGACCTGACCGACATCTCGCAGCGTGCGCACCTACGCCGGATGATTGGCGACGTCATCGTGGGTTGGTTGACCGCGTCGGCTGGTTGA
- a CDS encoding GNAT family N-acetyltransferase: MTDTVIRAVRPGDEAELTAMIHELAAFERASDECTVTEKQLRDALFGSNAVVYGHLVEVDGQAAAGALWFRNFSTWDGVAGIYLEDLFVRPQFRRRGLARALLATLARECVDQGYSRLTWAVLDWNVDAIALYDGVGGRPQSEWITYRVSGPELSELAASSPA; encoded by the coding sequence ATGACTGACACCGTGATCCGCGCCGTACGCCCCGGCGACGAGGCTGAGTTGACCGCGATGATCCACGAACTCGCGGCGTTCGAGCGGGCGTCGGACGAGTGCACCGTGACCGAGAAGCAGTTGCGCGACGCCCTGTTCGGGTCGAACGCGGTGGTCTACGGCCATCTCGTGGAGGTGGACGGACAGGCCGCGGCCGGCGCGCTGTGGTTCCGCAACTTCTCCACCTGGGACGGGGTCGCCGGCATCTACCTCGAGGATCTGTTCGTACGTCCGCAGTTTCGTCGGCGCGGCCTGGCCCGCGCGCTGCTGGCCACCCTCGCGCGCGAATGCGTGGATCAGGGCTACAGCCGGCTCACCTGGGCGGTGCTGGACTGGAACGTCGACGCGATCGCCCTGTACGACGGGGTCGGCGGCCGGCCGCAGAGCGAGTGGATCACCTACCGGGTGTCGGGACCCGAACTGTCGGAGTTGGCGGCCTCGTCGCCGGCCTGA
- a CDS encoding MFS transporter, whose product MTTIHEPGALPEKTPRRAALASFMGSAVEYYDFFLFGSAAALIFPHVFFPSDDEASLVMSFATFGFAYIARPVGAVILGHFGDRIGRQRVLMFTLVLMGLSTFLIGCLPTFDTIGWAAPVLLVICRLLQGLSAAGEQAGASSLTLEHSPDDQRAFYTSWTLTGTQGGLILASLVMIPFMALPDEAKYSWGWRVPFWLSAAVVVVAYFIRRQLHETPQFTEAKNAGTIARMPLVPLLRHHWRDVVRVILCAFIAAVSTVFANLALAYGKKVGLDADLTLWLVVAANVGALFTQPMFGKLADRIGRKPVFIYGALSSAALMPFYMLSMSQGNHLLTFVLAVATFSFGYAAANAVWPSFYGEMFSTQVRFSGMAIGTQIGFLLAGFAPSIVTALGGVREGGWVVISLFTAVVCLISAGAALTARETKNVPTAELGRSDVENAPALVAH is encoded by the coding sequence ATGACCACCATCCACGAACCGGGGGCCCTCCCCGAGAAGACACCGCGGCGGGCTGCGCTCGCCAGCTTCATGGGCAGCGCTGTCGAGTACTACGACTTCTTCCTGTTCGGTTCCGCTGCGGCGCTGATCTTCCCGCACGTGTTCTTCCCCTCCGATGACGAAGCCTCGCTGGTGATGTCGTTCGCGACATTCGGCTTCGCCTACATCGCGCGGCCCGTCGGCGCCGTCATCCTCGGCCACTTCGGCGACCGGATCGGCCGGCAACGGGTGCTGATGTTCACGCTCGTGCTGATGGGTTTGTCGACGTTCCTGATCGGCTGCCTGCCCACGTTCGACACCATCGGCTGGGCGGCACCCGTGCTGCTGGTGATCTGCCGTCTGCTGCAGGGCCTTTCGGCGGCGGGTGAGCAGGCCGGCGCCAGCTCGTTGACCCTCGAGCACTCCCCCGACGATCAGCGGGCGTTCTACACGTCGTGGACGCTGACCGGGACCCAGGGCGGCCTCATCCTCGCGTCGCTGGTGATGATCCCGTTCATGGCCCTGCCCGACGAGGCCAAGTACAGCTGGGGCTGGCGGGTTCCGTTCTGGCTGTCGGCCGCCGTGGTCGTGGTCGCGTACTTCATCCGTCGCCAGTTGCACGAGACCCCGCAGTTCACCGAGGCCAAGAACGCCGGCACCATCGCCCGGATGCCGCTGGTGCCGTTGCTGCGCCACCACTGGCGCGACGTCGTGCGCGTCATCCTGTGCGCGTTCATCGCGGCGGTGTCAACGGTTTTCGCCAACCTCGCGCTCGCCTACGGCAAGAAGGTCGGACTCGACGCCGACCTGACGCTGTGGCTCGTCGTGGCCGCCAACGTGGGCGCCCTGTTCACCCAGCCGATGTTCGGCAAGCTCGCCGACCGGATCGGCCGCAAGCCGGTGTTCATCTACGGCGCGCTGTCGTCGGCCGCGCTGATGCCCTTCTACATGCTGTCGATGAGCCAGGGCAACCACCTGCTGACCTTCGTTCTGGCCGTCGCGACGTTCTCGTTCGGCTACGCCGCGGCCAATGCGGTGTGGCCGTCGTTCTACGGCGAGATGTTCTCCACCCAGGTCCGGTTCTCGGGCATGGCGATCGGCACGCAGATCGGCTTCCTGCTCGCCGGGTTCGCCCCGTCGATCGTCACCGCGCTCGGCGGTGTGCGCGAAGGCGGCTGGGTCGTCATCAGCCTCTTCACGGCGGTGGTCTGCCTGATCTCGGCCGGCGCCGCGCTCACCGCACGCGAGACGAAGAACGTGCCGACGGCCGAGCTCGGCCGGTCCGATGTGGAGAACGCACCGGCGCTCGTCGCGCACTGA
- a CDS encoding IclR family transcriptional regulator, whose translation MAGNAAHAGVSVTERLLAVIGAFDDRHRALTLTDLARRAGLAVPTAHRLVGELVGGGALERREDGRYVVGRLLWQAGLLAPVQGRLTEVADPFVSDVYAATLATVHLAVRDGDQVLYLHRLAGRASVPIVSTVGSRLPMHCTGVGKVLLAHAPPEVRDRVLSHSPKVTPRTITSRHVLEMQLERIRREGVAMTAEEMSVGACSLAVPVAQGSDNSVAAALGVVVPTLKRDRQRLIGALQVAARGIGRLL comes from the coding sequence ATGGCCGGAAATGCCGCACACGCGGGTGTGAGCGTCACCGAGCGTTTGCTGGCCGTCATCGGGGCCTTCGACGACAGGCACCGGGCACTGACGCTGACCGACCTCGCGCGCCGAGCGGGTCTCGCGGTCCCCACCGCGCACCGTCTGGTCGGCGAGTTGGTCGGCGGCGGTGCGCTGGAACGTCGCGAGGACGGCCGCTACGTCGTCGGACGGCTGCTGTGGCAAGCCGGCCTGCTCGCACCGGTACAGGGCCGATTGACCGAGGTGGCCGACCCTTTCGTCAGCGACGTCTACGCGGCCACCCTGGCCACCGTCCACCTGGCGGTGCGCGACGGCGACCAGGTGCTCTACCTGCACCGGCTGGCCGGGCGCGCGTCGGTGCCGATCGTGTCGACGGTGGGCAGCAGACTGCCGATGCACTGCACCGGCGTCGGCAAGGTGTTGCTGGCGCATGCGCCGCCGGAGGTCCGCGACCGAGTGCTGTCGCATTCGCCGAAGGTGACGCCGCGGACGATCACCTCACGGCACGTGCTCGAGATGCAGCTCGAGCGGATCCGTCGGGAGGGCGTCGCGATGACGGCCGAAGAGATGTCGGTGGGTGCGTGTTCGCTGGCGGTGCCCGTGGCTCAGGGGTCCGACAACAGCGTGGCGGCCGCGCTCGGGGTGGTGGTGCCCACCCTCAAGCGCGACCGCCAGCGGTTGATCGGTGCCCTGCAGGTCGCCGCCCGCGGTATCGGACGACTGCTGTAG
- the aroQ gene encoding type II 3-dehydroquinate dehydratase has translation MTARRLLLVNGPNLNLLGTRQPEVYGSTTLAEIEDRVTAVAAEAGLEVRAVQSNHEGVLIDAIQSAREDCAGIVINPAAYSHTSVAIADALRSVDLPVAEVHLSNIHAREEFRHHSYVSAVADMVVAGAGPLGYEMAVRYLAGRIAP, from the coding sequence GTGACCGCACGCCGTCTGCTGCTCGTCAACGGGCCGAACCTGAACCTGCTCGGCACCCGGCAGCCCGAGGTCTACGGCTCGACGACGCTCGCCGAGATCGAGGACCGGGTCACCGCGGTGGCCGCCGAAGCGGGTCTCGAGGTGCGGGCGGTGCAGAGCAATCACGAGGGCGTGCTGATCGACGCGATCCAGTCCGCGCGCGAGGACTGCGCGGGCATCGTCATCAATCCCGCCGCGTACAGCCACACCTCGGTGGCCATCGCCGACGCACTGCGCTCGGTCGACCTGCCGGTCGCCGAGGTGCACTTGAGCAACATCCATGCGCGCGAAGAGTTCCGGCATCACTCCTACGTGTCCGCGGTGGCCGACATGGTGGTGGCGGGCGCCGGCCCGCTCGGCTACGAGATGGCGGTCCGGTATTTGGCGGGCAGGATCGCCCCGTGA